In Desulfobaculum bizertense DSM 18034, the sequence ATTCGCGTCAACCACTTTTTATATCTTTTTTTTCAAAGTGCAGCGACGTGAACGAATTCGTTTCGTTGCTGCGGAGAGAGGTTCTATAGAAGCTCCTCCTTCTCGTCAAGGGCTTTTTGAAAAATCCTACCTTTTCAGCCTGTCAGGGGTCATTTTTTATGAGAAAGTCCGCGTCACACAAGGATTATGGCATAAAAAAGGCCCTGCCGAAGCAGGGCCTTCCTCAAAGGACAGGGTCCAAATCTCTTAGAGTCCTCTCATTATAAAGGACTCAATGTCTTCATAAAGCGTCTCAGGATAATACGGCGTCAGGAGGCGGGTACGAACGCCACCAACCAGATTACACTGGAGAACAATTGCCGTCTCATCAATAGATAAGGAGGAGGATATGGAACCATCCTCAACTCCACGCTTCACGCTATCCCGAAGGATCATGAGAACCTCGGTGAACTTCCCGGCCATCTCTTCCCGATCTTCACGGGTTTTGACGTCGCTGTATGGGGAACAGCGAATCAGGACCAGAAAATGCTCATTGGGGTCCGTAGAAAACTCAAAGTACTTCTGCACAAAACGGCGAACAGCCTCGCGACCGCTATCGGCATCTGCAACAGCTTCTCGCAGCTGCGCAATAAGGTGTTCCAGCACGTCCATTCCGGAAGCAAGGAACAGCTTTTCCTTATTTCCAAAATGATGCGTCAGCAGGCCAAGAGCAACCCCGGCGCGTTCAGAAATTTTCTTAAACGTCGTCTCGGAGTATCCATAAACACCAAAAAGATCCTTTGCCGCTTCCAAAAGCAGCTCTTTTTTTGTCATGACCATCGCCCACTATCCCATAGTGCCACGTGTCGGACTTAATACAACAAAGCGTTTCCTACCGCGGGCCGACACTGCCGTGGTACGAACGTCATTTGTGATGAGCAATACGGGTAGGTAAAGCTCCCCCCTAACCCGGTCAATTGATGACCCTGTGCTTTTTTGCTGTACAGACAATACACGTTGATTGGTTGAACAGAAAGCCCTGAGAATAAAAAATATCAGGTCCGCTTTACAGCTTCTCAACTTCCTGTCCTCAAAGGCTTTTTTCCCTATCAGCAGCCAATATTCTGCTTATTTGAACAAAAAAAAGTCCCCCCGCAAAAGCGGGGGGACTCAAAAGGAGGTGCTGCTTACTCTGAAAGAGACTCTCGGAGGAGTTTGCGTTTGAAGCCACAGGAACTGCACTTCCGGTGACGATCCGGTTCTCTTCAGGTCTGCAAGCGATGAAAGAGTGACTACACCCTGCACGGTGTTCATTCTTTCGAGCAGGGATCATGCAGATGCGCAGTGTTAACATCTACAAATCCTGCTATAGTGTGCGCTCAACCAATTTGGATGATTCCTTGCTGGAGTTCCCAAAATTTGCCCTGATGGGAAGCAACTGGATTATCGTTCAACCTCTGACACGTGTCGCTCGATCCATTGGATCGCACTCCAGCAAAATATATGAAAGCGTCTAGCGCTTCGTATTCTTTAAAGATCTGTGTCACTGTTTGGTTGTGCACTCAATCAGCAACACCCTCTCAATAAGCCCACCCCCTCAAAGCTGTCAAGCGCCATTTTTTTCTTCTGTTGAAAAAAAACCCCTTTTTCCCTTTTTGGTCTGCACTGCACATCAAAAAAAGCTTGAAAAGTAGCGTTGTAGCTCAATCCCCGCATCGCAGCATCCAAAATACAACAGAAGAGTTTTTGCTTTTCATATCAGTCTGGTCCAACCAGTACATGCAAAATTGGTCCAGCCGCTTCAAAATCCGTCGCACTCACCCTCTCAAGAGTGTCTTCTTCCTGACAACACAGTGCATTACGGACCTTAAAAAGAGTCCCCCAGCAGAACCAGATACACACTACAACATAAAAAAAGGCTTCCGCGTCAGCAGAAGCCTCTATAATT encodes:
- a CDS encoding TetR/AcrR family transcriptional regulator encodes the protein MVMTKKELLLEAAKDLFGVYGYSETTFKKISERAGVALGLLTHHFGNKEKLFLASGMDVLEHLIAQLREAVADADSGREAVRRFVQKYFEFSTDPNEHFLVLIRCSPYSDVKTREDREEMAGKFTEVLMILRDSVKRGVEDGSISSSLSIDETAIVLQCNLVGGVRTRLLTPYYPETLYEDIESFIMRGL